A window of Clostridium sp. 'White wine YQ' contains these coding sequences:
- a CDS encoding PadR family transcriptional regulator encodes MKKTAESFLPLTETTYLILTSLWNPLHGYGIMQNVEKMTNSRIVLAPGTLYGALSKLAKDNLIEAMDNSLVADRKKNYILTELGREVVKLEFKRLETLVIESKKMLRSVNFEED; translated from the coding sequence ATGAAAAAGACGGCAGAGAGCTTTCTACCATTAACAGAAACAACTTATCTAATTCTTACATCATTGTGGAACCCTCTTCATGGTTATGGAATAATGCAAAATGTAGAGAAAATGACGAACTCAAGAATAGTACTTGCACCAGGTACATTATATGGTGCTCTATCAAAATTAGCAAAGGATAATCTGATTGAAGCTATGGATAATTCATTAGTGGCAGACAGAAAAAAGAATTACATTCTAACTGAATTAGGAAGAGAAGTAGTTAAATTAGAGTTTAAAAGGTTAGAGACTTTAGTTATAGAGTCAAAAAAAATGCTAAGGAGTGTTAATTTTGAGGAGGACTAA
- a CDS encoding DUF2812 domain-containing protein — protein MRRTKKVFKLFYIFDLEKEENWLREMANKGWFFEKVNYLGVYTFIKGPCTDTIYKIDFNKNINDLDEYYDLFSESGWEFIYKIRFFKYFRYVGDAASYKNEPDIYNEPMEQIIFLRKWLILFLIAYGLQFVSIFSLSFLQNARYGAISLILITILLLSFILVRFINSYIILKRKLKRSTGIEYYSKNDLRKVYSSVSLLIAPILICVIWASTLTNIYTVSGSEKAIKAKILKYDRTSLYPMKKIDYIESRDMGNYRVCLYGSNERIGIIALEKVLLNRYKVITDFSGGLPSKEFIIKDYLILGETKYSVIYGKDENDEIKKLIITYDDGTSDEIMRDNFIGEDKSLMIIQKQGNKVKQIKLYNKDNADITDRYIKYGK, from the coding sequence TTGAGGAGGACTAAAAAAGTATTTAAATTATTCTACATTTTTGATTTAGAGAAAGAAGAGAATTGGCTTAGAGAGATGGCTAATAAAGGTTGGTTTTTTGAGAAGGTAAATTACTTAGGAGTTTATACATTTATAAAAGGACCATGTACTGATACCATATATAAAATTGATTTCAATAAAAACATTAATGATTTAGACGAATATTACGATTTGTTTAGTGAAAGTGGATGGGAATTTATATATAAAATAAGGTTTTTTAAATATTTTAGATATGTTGGTGACGCAGCTAGTTATAAGAATGAGCCGGATATTTATAATGAACCTATGGAACAAATTATATTTCTTCGTAAATGGCTAATATTATTTTTAATAGCTTATGGGCTTCAATTTGTTTCCATTTTTAGCTTGAGTTTTCTACAAAATGCTAGATATGGAGCAATAAGTTTAATATTAATTACTATATTACTATTATCATTTATTTTAGTAAGGTTTATAAACTCCTATATAATATTAAAGCGAAAGCTGAAAAGAAGTACAGGTATAGAGTATTATTCTAAAAATGATCTAAGAAAAGTATATTCTTCAGTATCTTTGTTAATAGCTCCAATTTTAATTTGTGTTATTTGGGCTAGTACATTAACAAATATATATACTGTTAGTGGCTCTGAAAAAGCTATTAAAGCTAAAATATTGAAATATGATAGGACTTCGTTATATCCAATGAAAAAAATAGATTACATTGAATCACGTGATATGGGTAACTATAGAGTCTGTTTATACGGAAGCAATGAGAGAATTGGTATAATTGCATTAGAAAAAGTATTATTAAATAGATATAAGGTAATAACGGATTTTAGCGGAGGATTGCCTTCAAAGGAGTTTATCATTAAAGATTATTTAATCTTAGGTGAGACTAAGTATTCAGTAATATATGGTAAGGATGAAAATGACGAAATTAAAAAATTAATTATAACTTACGATGATGGAACTAGTGATGAAATTATGAGAGATAACTTTATAGGAGAGGATAAATCCCTTATGATTATTCAAAAGCAAGGTAATAAGGTAAAACAAATTAAACTATATAATAAAGATAATGCCGACATAACAGATAGATATATTAAATATGGTAAGTAA